Within the Thermosynechococcus sichuanensis E542 genome, the region GCGAAGTCAAAAAATGTTCCACCGCCACCGTGTACAATTAAGCGATGTTGATTTCGATCACCAAATGGTATAAATCCAATGTTTTCTTCAGTTAGATGACTGACGTAGGGAGTTGGCCGAGCTAAGCGTACAGATATTTTTACTTTTGGTAATAGCTCACGAATAATACGATATGTTACAACCATCAAAATATCATCGCCAAAGTTACCTCTACCGTAGTAACCTAACAAGACCACATCATCTTTTCTCATACTAAACCTTTGATAGCGCTAGTAATTTGTTTTCGATTGATGTTGTCACACGAATCGGATCGAGTTCTATTGGTGGAGGCGGGAGGCTGATTTGAAATTTATTCGGATTCTGTAATAAACTAAGTAGAAATTTTGTTATACCACTAACATCATCAGGTTCAAATGCCCAGCCATAACCACGATGACAATAGTGACTTGTTACACTTTTCTTTGGTGTGAGTGCTAGTATTGGTTTTTGAAGAGCCAGATAGTCCACAATCTTAGAAGGCAAAAAACATTGATGTAAAGGTGTTGACTCTTTAGATTCAATACATAATAGTATATCTGCATTAATTTGATACTGCATAGCTTCTTTGAATGAAACAGAACCATGATAAATACAAGCAGGGTAAGAGGAAATTTTAAGAGATAGCTCCTTGGACATATTGCCAACAAATTCAATAGATAATTTTTTGTCTATGTCTGGTATCATAGTAAATAAATTTTCTATAGCAGTTAATAATCCATCTGGATTACGATCTCCATATAAGCTGCCAACATGTATAATGCGTACCTTCTTTTGAAAGGCTTGATCTGGACTAGGCTTGAGTAATCTATAACTTCGCCAATCAACTGGCATCATATTTGGAGTGACACTAATCGAATCAGCTCGATTTGGATACTTTTGTCGATAAAAGTTTGCTTGACCTTCTGTTGTCAGAGTAATAAGATCAGCATCTGTAAAGCAACGGGATTCATAGGCTTGATCAAGAGTGCGTTGCTTACCTTTAAGACGCCTATAAGGACTATCAGCCCATGGATCACTCAAATGCATTAACCATGGACGTTTTAAGACTAGCTTTAATTGCTGTGCTAAGAGGGCAGCAGAATATGGTCCTGATCGAGAATAAATGACATCTGGACTCTCTCTAAGCTGCTGAATAATATATTGGGTAAACCAAAGAAGCCAGAACTCAGTATCTGGAACATGATACCATGCTAGTCGTGAATTAGTCAAGATACGGTGCATCAGCCTATGGACTGGTAAAGTTGGGGTAATAACTTGAAGCCTAGGTCGATCCACAGTGAGAGTAGAGTCTTCCCGTGCCCAACCTGAATTCACTGGGGGGGGTGTGACTAATGTTACCCGAATTGAGGGATTCAGCAACTTCAGTAAACGACCAACTTGAATGGCTTCTGGGCTATTTTTTGGGGGAGCAGAAGGAGCAATAAGTAATATATGGATTGACATCGGTTACCTTAAGGTGTGTACTTGGCCGCTTGCTATGTCAATTAGCATTTTCTTTTATACTCCAAATCATAGAAGAAGTAAAGTATAATTACTTTGGTACTTTCTATCATAGAATGACATGAAAATATTATTTCTCACACGCTACTCCTATAGCGGTGCCAGTAGCCGCTATCGTTTTTTTCAATATATTAATTACTTAGCAGACAGAGGATTTAATTGTGAAGTATTACCCTTACTCAATCAACAATATCTTTATTACCTTTACAATGGAGATTACCGCAAATATATTCATGCTCTAAAAGGCATATTTAGCCGATTAGTTAAGCTATTGATGACTAATCACTATAACTTAGTTATCCTTGAAAAAGAAATATTTCCTTATATACCTTTTTTTATCGAGAATTATTTCATTCGGAATGTCCCGATTGTTGTCGATTATGATGATGCTATCTTTCATCAATATGATCAGCACAAAAATAAAATTATCAAAGCCTTACTCTCTAGTAAGATTGCCTCTATCATGAATCTAGCCACTTTAGTAATTGCTGGAAACAACTATATTGCTGAGTATGCCTGTAATGCCGGTG harbors:
- a CDS encoding glycosyltransferase, which translates into the protein MSIHILLIAPSAPPKNSPEAIQVGRLLKLLNPSIRVTLVTPPPVNSGWAREDSTLTVDRPRLQVITPTLPVHRLMHRILTNSRLAWYHVPDTEFWLLWFTQYIIQQLRESPDVIYSRSGPYSAALLAQQLKLVLKRPWLMHLSDPWADSPYRRLKGKQRTLDQAYESRCFTDADLITLTTEGQANFYRQKYPNRADSISVTPNMMPVDWRSYRLLKPSPDQAFQKKVRIIHVGSLYGDRNPDGLLTAIENLFTMIPDIDKKLSIEFVGNMSKELSLKISSYPACIYHGSVSFKEAMQYQINADILLCIESKESTPLHQCFLPSKIVDYLALQKPILALTPKKSVTSHYCHRGYGWAFEPDDVSGITKFLLSLLQNPNKFQISLPPPPIELDPIRVTTSIENKLLALSKV